Within the Aspergillus luchuensis IFO 4308 DNA, chromosome 5, nearly complete sequence genome, the region AACAACTGGTAACACCATCCTGGTTCACAAAGCTATTTGATTACTTGAGTGTATAGCTCCTTCCGCATTATTACGAGGTAAGTTGAACAGAAATTTAGGAGTGGTCAAATTTGACCGCAAGTCCAAGCAAACTACCCCGGTGAGTGGTCACAGGAAACAGGTGTGGGTCACGGCTGCCAGGAGTTGACCAGAACGGGCTGCAGTCTAGCAGCTACTCCAACCCGTATTATCGTGACGCCATGTAGTTCTTTACTATAGTTCAATTGTCCGAGATCAAGCATTAATATACACGGGGCACCTCTTTGAACGGGCATGTGGCAGCAGTAGTACTTTGCACACTCATGAAAGCGGCGGTCAAGTGTGGTGGTAGCCGCCCGAGGCACACTTGGCCTGATTCGTAGTTGCGGAAAACCGCAGTGCATGCGGGTCTCTCCAGCAGTTAAGTACCTAGGGTCGGCACCGCACCTATTCTAGCTAATATGCTGCGCATCCTTGGTGGAGCCAGCCTCTTCtgtctcctttctttttggccttGGGGTATTCCAGCTATGCTATGTCATAAAGATAGATACACAACGTTACACTGTCTTCAAAAATTGATCTGCATCTTCTTGTAGACAGAAGACCAAACAGTCCTTAAACACACCAATGTGCTACGGTGCTATGATACGGGATATAATCTACATGAAGCAAAGGCCAAGGGACAGACCACAGGGAAGCTAAGTAAACACAGAGTCTTATAACTAGCTACAGTACGACGATTCTCTCGATATGCGTGCCATAAGCCACAGGCAAACCTGGATGTCTGCGTCCCTAGAAAGGAGAGCCTACTGTTAAGGAAAATCCCAGTATAGCCAACCGTTAGCATTGCTGGAAGCCTTCTCAGCCCAGGCAGCAGGCGGTGAGAGATAAAGCAAGCAGGATCGCGCCCCCTAGCCTCCTACAATGGCGCTGTCGGCGCACAACTAATAAGCAACAACTGCCAAAGGCATATTTCGGCGGCGCTTATATCAGAAGCGCAATCTACAACAGATTGCCGCCCTTCCAACGCGCGAATGTAAACACGCCAAATATAAGGAACTCCAAAGATACCATGCTAAAGGTCGTAGGGGGACTCCATCAACCCCGTGCTTGGACATGCGGACAGAAACTGAGTCCCATCCAATGGCAGGTCGTCCCAGAGAGAATGGTCGTCCCTATCGACCAGGCAAAAGGATGAGCTTATGCTGTATTCCCCGTCCGATGAAACTCTCGGGTAAGGCTGCTCACTGATGCTCCTCCGCCGGATCAAGATCTGTTGTTCTCTATAGCGGCCATCGTGCGAAAAGTCACCGAAGGCGAGTATCTGCAAGGCAGGAAGTCCCGTAGGTCCAAAAGCCCACTGAGCAAGCAGGAGGAAATCTTGGGCTTCCGACCGTTTCCGAGCGGGCTTGAGGTGGAGGCCTGCGACTGTTGGTCCATGCCTCGACCTGGACCATAGCCCCCCTTCCGCAATTCTCCGCAGCTCTGAGACGATCTCTCTGCGGAGATGCCGatgcttcctctcctctccgcttAACCGGAGGTGGAGTAATTTTATTGACGAGCGTTCCGGGATGTCCAAGAGCATACCTCGCTACAGTGGGTCAGCTCATATAGCCGTGGGGATGGGTGCTAACGATACACTTACCGCGATGACCGGGCGGAGACAGAGGCCAAGAGCGGCGGGGGAACTATGCCGTAGAATTTGCGGGATATTGGGGGATGCCATATTCACATCGCGAAGATCTTCAAACAGCCTTTCAGCGTCGATTGGCATCAGCCGACGCTCGTGAAAAACCAGACCGTGGAGCGTGGCTTGGTGATGTTTGATGGCATCGCCAAGACCCGGCAGGAACCGGGGAAAGTTGGCCACCTTCAGGTACAGCCGTCGCAAGCCACGAAATGAGAGTAGAAATTCGACGATCGCAATGGACGCCAATCGGTCTTCTGAATCGCGCAGGTAGTCGCTGCTGATCTCGAAGTGCTGGAGGGACAACGGATCCTTGGCTCGCgccaacagctgcaggaagcgcTGCTCGTTGGGGCAGTCTCGGATCGTTAGTGCCTTGAGCGCGCGGAACGGTGACGGTTGGCCGCCCTGCAGCAGACTGTCGGGGAACGGGACGCGAGAGAATGTCAAGGATGTGAGAGATGGGAACCATTCCCGCTCGCCCGGCGTGCAGTCGTCCTGCGCTCGAGGTGGCCAGAAGACCTTCAGAATATCCTCATGGGATGTGGGTACGTTCGGATTCAACAGAAGTCCAATGGATACCGCCTTCAGCCGCCGATGATTTTGTCGGAGACAGTCGCACAAGGTGCGCATTTCGAATGGATGCTGGATGCCTTCCCATTCCAGGTCAGTCAAGGCCGTCAAACTCGACAGGCCCTCTAAACGACGGCCGGCATGAGGACAGGTGCCGTCTGTGATCAAGGAAAGCGAATGGATCTGTTGCTGGTGGCGGACCAGGTATCCGTTGGTGTCCAGAATCCCGGCGGGAAGGCAGGTCCCTACGCACCACATGCGACAAGTCAGTTGCGAGTCCAGCGGCTCATGCCTTTCATACATACTGAAACGAGCGGATGAAGACGGTCTCCAGTCCCGCAAAGACCTGATCTATCTGATAAGACAAATCATTGAGAAAGGCTTGATGGGCTGTCGACTCGTGCGGGCTTCCAAGTGTAGGTCGGTTGTGGGACGAGGCCGGTAGGAAAAAGTGACTGTTGTATACACAACGGTGGAACCTAGCAAAGTGAATAGGAGCGCTGAACCGTATCTGCCGGGCATGCTGGAGAATTTCGCCGGCGCGGGGGCCGGAGTGGTCCCGAAAAAAGGGATGGACATCGAAAATGTTCAAagcccattcattcctcGCACGGAAGGTGATGGTTCGATGAAGCCGCGGGAACAGGGCGGCATATAATCTGGTGGAAACCAAACTCAAGGACAGAACGCTGTGCTGTGGCAGCTGGCATGCAGTTAGCGGTTGGCCAAACCCAGATAGTGTATCTACAGTACCACATCAGCGATGACATCAATAATTTCGAATGGTAATTGACACAGCATATTGAAATTAGATCCAGAGGGCTGCACAGCTCTATCAAATGGCAGCTACTGCTCAGGAGTCCGCGTTCTACATTCACGGGCTTTTGTATTACGATGAAAAATTCTGCACAGCCTCTGAATTTTGACCGGTCTGTGACACCTCCTAAGTTTACTGTTTACCTAGGCTGTTGACTTGAGAACTGAATGCCAGGTTCCGTCGGTTGGTCGCCCATCTGTTCCGTGGTTTACCTGGAACCATCCAGCACACAGCACGATACCCCAGCTCTAGCGCTGGGTGCAGTTGCGAAGAGAACTATCTAGCGGGAATATCAACCCATACTGTAGAAAGAGAAAACCGGTCAAAGATGCGTGAAGCTGGTTAATGAACCCTGGTCTGGTCTTGTTTCGGGAATATACGCCGACCACAGTCATATACGCCACCTAGCCCAGTCCTTCC harbors:
- a CDS encoding uncharacterized protein (COG:S;~EggNog:ENOG410PQIG) → MYERHEPLDSQLTCRMWCVGTCLPAGILDTNGYLVRHQQQIHSLSLITDGTCPHAGRRLEGLSSLTALTDLEWEGIQHPFEMRTLCDCLRQNHRRLKAVSIGLLLNPNVPTSHEDILKVFWPPRAQDDCTPGEREWFPSLTSLTFSRVPFPDSLLQGGQPSPFRALKALTIRDCPNEQRFLQLLARAKDPLSLQHFEISSDYLRDSEDRLASIAIVEFLLSFRGLRRLYLKVANFPRFLPGLGDAIKHHQATLHGLVFHERRLMPIDAERLFEDLRDVNMASPNIPQILRHSSPAALGLCLRPVIARGMLLDIPERSSIKLLHLRLSGEERKHRHLRREIVSELRRIAEGGLWSRSRHGPTVAGLHLKPARKRSEAQDFLLLAQWAFGPTGLPALQILAFGDFSHDGRYREQQILIRRRSISEQPYPRVSSDGEYSISSSFCLVDRDDHSLWDDLPLDGTQFLSACPSTGLMESPYDL